Proteins from a genomic interval of Desulfobacterales bacterium:
- a CDS encoding ASKHA domain-containing protein — translation MKVLITLLFKGEKISIRARAGQVLATIIQEAGLDLELPCGGHRDCGACRVQVQGMLSLPTAVELELLGLEKIGQGERLACKSRIRGPAEIIVPETLQASGILVSGTERQTDLNPNISKKLLPPVIPAGSSLLESVKKSLAETGQPVALELEVADLEKDGARGVLTAVSRNGRVDLVEPGDTRAECFGLAVDVGTTTLVVALVDLISGREIDTVSALNPQVTYGHDVLTRITQVKGGQVSLHHLQEILVRELDRLGRALCQRHSISPARIYEAAVAGNTCMMHLLLGLDPVVLALAPYTSRIKGSIYIRATELGFKSLGRAHLYILPPISPFVGGDITAGILATDLAGGPKPTLFIDIGTNGEVVLVTENKTFACSVAAGPAFEGMNIACGMRAQPGAIESVRIENDGPRLKVIGQGRPQGICGSGLIDVVAQLREKELINPRGRIAADCAAPSLRPYLRDRNGKRSFLLFRDRGRQVYISQQDIRQVQLAKGACRAGINLLLKEAAIGPEAVKRVWVAGAFGYHLKPASLTRIGLLPREWHDRIVFVGNTAKVGAMLVLLNRRLRDEAAGLGRSVLTVDLVSHPEFDRQFIQAMLF, via the coding sequence ATGAAGGTTCTGATAACCCTCCTCTTTAAGGGGGAAAAAATATCGATCCGGGCCAGGGCCGGGCAGGTATTGGCCACAATAATCCAGGAGGCCGGTCTGGACCTGGAGCTGCCTTGCGGCGGCCATCGTGACTGCGGCGCCTGCCGGGTGCAGGTCCAGGGCATGCTCTCATTGCCCACTGCCGTGGAACTGGAACTGCTGGGCCTGGAAAAGATCGGGCAGGGGGAGCGCCTGGCCTGCAAAAGCCGGATCAGGGGTCCGGCCGAGATAATCGTGCCCGAGACCTTGCAGGCATCCGGTATCCTTGTCAGTGGCACGGAGAGGCAAACCGATCTCAACCCTAATATAAGCAAAAAACTCCTGCCACCCGTCATCCCTGCCGGGAGTTCCTTGCTGGAATCAGTAAAAAAATCCCTTGCCGAAACCGGGCAGCCGGTAGCGTTGGAACTGGAGGTGGCAGATCTTGAAAAAGATGGCGCCAGGGGCGTGCTGACCGCGGTGTCAAGAAACGGCAGGGTGGATCTGGTTGAACCGGGTGATACCCGGGCCGAGTGTTTCGGCCTGGCCGTTGACGTGGGGACCACCACCCTGGTGGTTGCGCTGGTGGATCTCATTTCCGGCCGCGAGATTGATACGGTCTCCGCCCTGAATCCGCAAGTGACCTATGGACATGATGTGCTTACCAGGATAACCCAGGTCAAGGGCGGGCAGGTAAGTCTCCACCATCTGCAGGAGATACTGGTCCGTGAACTTGACCGGCTCGGCCGGGCGCTTTGCCAGAGACATTCCATTTCCCCGGCCCGGATCTATGAAGCGGCCGTGGCCGGCAACACCTGCATGATGCATCTCCTCCTGGGCCTGGACCCGGTGGTCCTGGCCCTGGCGCCCTATACCTCCCGGATCAAGGGCAGTATCTATATCCGGGCCACGGAGCTGGGGTTCAAGTCTCTCGGCCGGGCCCATCTTTACATCCTGCCGCCCATCTCCCCCTTTGTGGGCGGTGATATCACCGCTGGCATCCTGGCCACTGACCTGGCCGGCGGCCCGAAACCCACCCTGTTTATCGATATCGGCACCAACGGCGAGGTGGTCCTGGTAACTGAAAACAAGACATTTGCCTGCTCCGTGGCCGCGGGTCCGGCCTTTGAAGGCATGAACATCGCCTGCGGCATGCGGGCCCAGCCCGGGGCCATCGAATCGGTCCGGATTGAAAATGATGGTCCCCGGCTCAAGGTAATCGGCCAGGGCCGCCCCCAGGGCATCTGCGGCAGCGGCCTGATTGATGTGGTGGCCCAGCTCCGGGAAAAGGAGCTGATCAACCCTAGGGGACGAATCGCCGCCGACTGTGCGGCCCCCTCCCTGCGGCCATACCTCCGGGACCGGAACGGCAAGAGGTCCTTCCTGCTCTTTAGAGACCGCGGCCGGCAGGTCTACATCTCCCAGCAGGATATCCGCCAGGTCCAACTGGCCAAGGGGGCCTGCCGGGCCGGGATCAACCTGTTGCTCAAGGAGGCGGCCATCGGACCGGAGGCGGTCAAGAGGGTCTGGGTGGCCGGGGCCTTTGGTTATCACCTCAAGCCCGCCTCCCTGACCAGGATCGGCCTCCTGCCCCGGGAATGGCATGATCGCATCGTCTTTGTCGGCAACACCGCCAAGGTGGGGGCCATGCTGGTGCTTTTGAACCGGCGGCTCCGGGACGAGGCGGCAGGGCTGGGACGCTCGGTCCTGACCGTGGATCTCGTCTCCCACCCCGAGTTTGACCGGCAGTTTATCCAGGCAATGCTCTTTTAA